The Deltaproteobacteria bacterium sequence CGCGCCGCGCGAGCTCGCGGGGCGCCTCACGAGGCGGCGCGATCGGCTCGGCGGCGAGGCCGGCCTCGATGGCGCGGACGAGCCGGGCGCGCGCGGGGGCGGAGAGGCCGCTCGCGCCGCGCACGTGACCGATCGCGTCGCTGTCGCGGGGGATCGTGCGGGCCACCTCGATGACGGTCGGGTCCTTCAGCACCCAGCCGACCGGGAGGTCGCTCGCCTGCGCCTCGGCCTCGCGCCAGGCGGCGACCTCGCGCAGGAGGGCGAGCTGGCGGCCCGAGAGGCGGCCGCGGCGGGAGAGCTTCAAGTACGCCTGGCGCGGATCCGCCGCCGGCACCCCGGGCCCGTAGCGGCGCGTCAGCTCGTCGGCGACCCAGGCGCTCCGTCCGCGCGCGGCGACGTCGTGGACGAGCGCGTCGGCGATCGCGTGCAGGTGGCGGACGTCGTCGGCGGCGTAGGCGATCTGCGTCGGCGAGAGCGGGCGCTTCACCCAATTGCTGAAGGTCTCGTTGTGGGCGAGGCGGATGCGCAGCACGCGCTCGACCAGGCGATCGTAGGCGAGCGACGTGCCGAGTCCGACGAAGCCGGCGACGACCTGCACGTCGAAGATGCGCGTCGGACGGATGCCGAAGCACCGCGCGAAGAGGACGAGATCGGCCGCCGGGGCGTGCATCAGGATCTCGACGTCCGGATCGGCGACGAGGGCGGCGATCGGGGTGACGTCGCCGCCCGCGATGGGGTCGATGATGGCGATGCGGTTCGCGGTCGCGACCTGCACGAGGCACGGGACGGGCGCGTAGGTCCGCTCCCACAGGAACTCGGTGTCGAGGCCGATCCGCCCGGCGGCGCGGGCCTCGTCGGCGAAGCCCGCGACGTCGGCGGGGGTCGTGAGGTGCTCGATCGGGGTGGCTGGCTCTCGCATGGCGAGGGCTTGTATCAGAATCGCCGGTGAGGGGAGCCCGTCCGTGACGCTGCCGGTACCGGCCGATCTACCGCGGTTGCTGCGCCGGCTCGCGCGCGAGGAGCGGACGGAGCGGCGCGAGCTCGCGCGGTTGGAGGCGCGGCTGCGCCGCTTCGAGGACGTGGAGCGGCCCGCGTACGACGCCTGGCTCCGGCTCGAGCTCGGACCGGCGGTCGGCGAGGTGGAGGAGCTCTCGAGCGCGCTCCGCGCCCGCCAGGTGCTCGCGGCGCGCGTGACCGAGCTCGTGGAGGACGAAGGCCTGCACCCGCGCGAGGCGCTCTGGGTCGTGCGGGAGTGCGGCGCGGACGAGGCGCCCCGCGCCGAGGGTGGCGCCGAGCGCACGGCGCGGGAACGCGACGAGGTCGAGGCGCGGCGGCGCGCCAAGCGCGAGCGGAAGCGGGCGGCGCGCAAGCGCGCGCGGCGGGAGCGGCGCGCGGCCGGCCGGGGCGGCGGGGCGAGCGGCGCGACCGGCGCGGAAGGCGCCGTCGACGGCGTGGCGACGAAACGGCTCGCCGCGATCTACCGCGCGCTGGCACGGAGCCTCCATCCCGACTCGCCGAGCGTCGTGCGGACCCTCGCGCCGGCACGGCTGCGCGCCGTCTGGGCGGAGGTGCAGGCCGCGTACGCGGTCCGCGGTCTCGAACGGCTGCTCGCGCTCGCGACCTGGCTCCAGGCCGTCGCGGAGAGCGGGCTCGACGCCGAGGCGGAACTCGGGGAAGCCGCGGACGCGGCGGGGGGATTCCTCTCGGTCGCGGAGCGGCACGAGCGGCTGCGGGCGCTCCGCCGGGCCGCGCGCATGCTCGAGCGCCGCTTGGAGGGGCTCGCGGCCGAGCCCGCATGGGCCTTTCCCGCGGCGACGCCCCAGGCGCGCCGCAAGCTCAGACGGGGCGCGGCGCGGCGGCTCGCGGGCGAGCGCGACGCGCTCCGGGCGGCGCTCGCGGCCGTCGACGAGTTCCTGGACGACATCGGCCCGCCGCGTCCGCTCCGTGACGCGGCCGGGCGCGTCAGGTAGCGGCGCGCCGGCGGCGGAGCAGGTAGTCGAGCGCGATGCCGACCCCGGTTCGCTGCGGCAGCGTCACGACCAGGGCCAGCATGGCGATCGCCCAGGCGACGTAGAACCAGGTCGGCGACGGGACCCACACGCGCAGGAACACCATGCCGATCAGCGGCACCAGGAAGAGCACGCGGTCGAGCACGAAGAGGTAGCCGAAGAGGTCCCCCTGGTCCTCGAGGTAGCGCAGGCCGCAGACGGCGCAGCGGTCGTGCATCACGTTCAGGCGCTTGAAGAGGGCGCCCTCGCCGCATTGCGGACAGCTCTTGCGCCAGCCGCGGCCGAGCAGGGTCGCGAGCGTGGGGAGCGGCGTCGCCGCCGGCGCCGTCATGCGGGATCGCGGAAGATCGGGGCGCGCTTCTCGATGTTCGCCATCACCGCCTCCAGCTGATTCGCGGTGCCGATGAGAGCCTTCTGCTCGCGGCTCTCGGCGGCGAGAAGGGCGGCGCCGTCGGCATCGAGGGCGTCGTTGTAGAGGCGCTTCGCGCTGCGGATCGCCTCGGGGTTCTTGGCGGCGATCTCGCGCGCGAGGCGCGTCGCGGCGGCGTGCGGGTCCGCGTCGACGTGCGTGACGCAGCCGTAGCCGACTCCCTCGGCGCCGTTGAAAATCCGGCCGGTGAAGGTGAGCTCGCGGAGCACGTCGTCGCGCATGAGGCCGCGGGTGAGGGCGATGCCGGCCATGTCGGGGACGAGCCCCCACTTGATCTCCATGATCGAGAGCTTGGTGTCCGGGGCCGCGATCCGCACGTCGGCGCCGAGCATGATCTGGAAACCGCCGCCGAAGGCGACGCCGTGGACGGCCGCGACGACCGGGACGGGCAGCTGCCGCCAGAGCCACGCCACCTCCTGGAAGAGGTTGGCCGCGCCGTGCGTCCGGGCGGTGATGTCGCCGGGGCCCTCGGAGCCGGTGAAGCTCGCCATGTCGAGCCCGGCGCAGAAGGCGCGGCCATTCCCCGAGAGGACGACGGCACGGAGACCGGACGTCGCCGCCAGGCGCGCGCCGGCGGCGGCGATGTCGTCGAACATGGGGCGGTCGAGGGCGTTCATCTTCTCGGGACGGTTCAGGCGGACGTCGGCAACGCCGGCGTCGATCGAGATGCTCACGCGATCACTCATGGAAGGCTCTCCTGCGGGGAGGCTTGGCAAATGGGCCGAGCTCTCGCAAGAATGGACGTCGCGGCTCGTGTCGGCGCTCGCGACGGCGGGGCTCGCTGGGATCGAGGAGGTGACGCTCGGCTACCGGACCAGTACGACGGCCGACGTCGACGTCGCGTTCGAGGACGGTCACAGCGAGTCGTTCGCGTACGACCTCGTCACGAACGAGCTCACGGCGGTCGGAGGGAGCGGTGCGGCGGCGCGCGCCGTCCTGGACGAGCGCCGCCGCCGCGCGTGAGGGCGGCCGGAGAAAAGGCGGTTGCCTCCGGTACGCATTCTGGCATGGTACTGCGCATCTCACGGAGGAGATGCCCCCATGCAGAGTCTTCCTCGAGTTCTGGCCGGGACCGTCCTGGCGCTCGCGACCGGATTGCTCGTCGGCGCCTCCGCCGAGGCCCAGTCGGTCACGGTGAACCGCTGCGCGGCGGCGAAGGTCCGCTGCGTGATGGGCTACACGCACGTCTGCGGCGTGCAGGGCGTGCTCGGCCTCTTCAAGTGCCATCAGAACGCGACGCTCCGCGGGCGCTTCGTCGACCAGGTCTGCGTGAACCGGACCGTCGACAAGATCACCGAGTGCTTCCGTGACGCGGAACGGCGCGGGGTCTGCCTTACGAGCGACGACGTGATCGCGATCCAGGGCAAGGTCGAGGCCTTCGTGCTCGAGGCCGTGCAGGACGTCACTCCGGACTTTCCGTATCCGCTCGTCAACGCGTGCGCGGCGAGCAAGCAGAAGGTCGTGGCCGAGATGGCCTCGGACAAGCTCGAGTGCTTCGAGGACGCGATGCGGCGCGACCCGGGCGAGGTCGCCCCGGGATGCCTGACGCGCCCCGAAGGGCAGTACGCCTATCTCTGGGACCGCATCGAGGGGAACGGCGGCTGCCTCACGCTCGGCGACGGCGCGGCGTTGCTCGAGAAGACGGACGCGTTCGTTGCCGACGTGGTGACGACGCTCGACCCGCAGTAGCGGGCGCGGTCCGGCGCGGACCGCAACTCGCGGTTCCGGCGTCGATTTCGCTGGACCTCGCGCGAAGTCCCGAGTAGGCTTCGCTCGCCATCCGCGCGGCCGTGGCGTGGATGAGCTCCCGTCCGAAGGACCATTCATGCCGACCCGTCACCGAAGGATCCTGTGCGCCGCCTTGCTCGCGCTCTGCGGCGCGACGCCCGCCGTCGCCCTCGACGTGCAGTCCGGTATCGGCTTCGTCGCCATCACGGGCGAGGTCGAAGGCACGCCGCTCGTGCTCGAGAACGCCCAGCACGTGGACGTCCAGAGCGGGCTCGTCGATCGCTTCGGGAGCCTGGTCTTTCGCGACCTCGGCCAGGGGAACGCGTATTTCGTGCGCGAGCCCGGGGGCGCGACGACGGCGGTGACAACGCGCCGCTTCACGGACCATCCGCCGCAGTCCTTCTATCAGGCGCAGACCCTGGTCGAGGGGTTGAACTACATCGAGACGCGGGACGGGACGCTCCTCGCGGCGATGGTGCGCGCGCCGCTCGGCAGCTCGTTCGCGCCCGGGCGCCGCTTCCCGACGCTGGTCGAGTACTCCGGCTATGCCGCCGCCGACCCGGACAACCCGCAGCCCTCGACGCTCATCGCGTCGGCGATGGGGTACGCGACGGTCGCCGTCAACATGCGCGGCTCCGGCTGCTCGGGCGGCGTGATCGACCTCTTCGATCTGCCCACGACCGCGGACGGCTACGACGTCATCGAGATCGTCGGCAACCAGGACTGGGTGCAGGGCGAGGGGGTCGGCATGATAGGCATCTCCTTCCCGGGCATCAGCCAGATGTTCGTCGCGGGCGCGCAGCCGCCGCACCTCGTCGCGGTGGCGCCCTTCTCGATCATCGGCGACATCTACCGCGCGCCGGGCTTCCCGGGCGGTATCTTCAACAACGGCTTCGCCGAGAGTTGGCTACAGGAGCGCGCCGACGACGCGCTCCCGGCGCCGGAGGGCGGGCAGGCGTGGGCGATCCAGCGCGTGAACGACGGCGACGCCACCTGCCTCGCGAACCAGAGTCTCCGTCTCCAGACGCAGGATCCGGTCGATTTCACGCAGAGCAAGCCGTACTACGTTTCCGAGCTCATGGACGCGCGCTCGCCGAGCAACTGGGCCGCCAACATCCGGGTGCCGACCTTCATCTCGGGCGCCTGGCAGGACGAGCAGACCGGGAGCGGTTTCGTGACGCTCTTGAAGCAGCTGCCGAAGCGCCGCGACGTCAAGATCATGCTCGTGAACGGCGTCCACTCGAGCTCGATGGAGCCGACGAGCCTCTGGGACTGGACCGCGTTCCTCGACATCTACGTCGCGAAGCGATTCCCGAACATGGACCGGCTGACCCCCTTGGCCGGCGCGATCTACGAGAACATCCTCGGGCCGGGGGCGCCGACGCCACCGCTGCCGCCCGACTACCTTGCCGGCGCGAGCGATCTGGCCGACGCGCGGCGGCAGTTCGAGGCCGGGCCGCGCGTACGCGTGCTCATGGAGAACGGCGCGGGCTCCGGGACGCCGGGTCTGCCGGCGCCGCGTTTCGAGCTCGATTTCGAGAAGTGGCCGCCGCCCGGGGCGCGTCAGACGGCCTGGTATTTCGGGCCGGGGGGATCGCTGTCGAAGTTCAAATCGGTCAGCGACGGCTTCGACAGCTACGATCCGGACCCGGAGGCGCGTCCGATGCAGACGATTCCGGGCCAGGGGCAGGCCGAGTCTTGGGAAATCATGCCGGCCTACGACTGGCGGCCGCTCGTCGCGGGGACGGCGGTCGCGTATGCGACGGCGCCGCTCGAAGCGGACACGACGATCGTCGGCGAGGGCGCCGTCGACCTCTTCCTGCGCTCGAGCGCGTCCGACACCGACATCCAGGTGACGCTCACGGAGGTCCGCCCCGACGACCTGGAGACGTACGTGCAGAGCGGCTGGCTGCGGGCGAGCCACCGCAAGCTCGCGCGCAAGGGCAACACGCGCACCGAGGTCCGGCAGACCCACCTCGAAGCCGACGCCGAGCCCCTGCCGCCGGGCCAGTTCACGAAGATGCGGGTGGGAATCTTCGCCGTCGCGCACACGTTCCGGGCCGGCTCGCGCATCCGGGTGAGCCTCGAGGCGCCGGGCGGCGACCGCACGCGCTGGGCCTTCGACACGTTCGACACCAACGGCATGGTGACGAACGACGTGAACTACTCGCGCGGCTACGCCTCGCGTCTGGTGCTGCCGGTCGTGCGGCGTGCGCCGGCGCCGGCGGGCCTGCCGCCGTGCCCCGGCCTGCGCGGCCAGCCGTGTCGCGCCTACGAGCCGGCGAGCAACGGCGGCTGATCCGCGTTACGTCTCGTTCCCGCCACACGGCGACGCCGACCGGGGGTCGGCCGTCGCCGTGCGCGTCTCAGGCGGCGCGCTCGAGCTCGGCGAGGAGCGCCGGACCCGACCAGGTCCGCCGTTCGCCGCCCTCCGCCGCGCGCACGAGGGCGACGAGGCGGGCATTCACCGGCGCCGTGCGACCCAGGCTTGCGGCGAGGCGCACGATTTCGCCGTTCAACCAGTCGACCTCCGTGGTCCGTCCGGCCTGGAGATCCTCCCACATCGAGGAGCGCGCCTGCGGATCGACCGCGAGCATGCGGCCGGCGAGGCGGGTGAAGATCGCGTTCGGAAGGCGCAGCACGCGGGGAAGCCACGAGGCGGGGAGCGGCGTCAGGCGCGCCGGCGCGATGCCCGCCGCCGCGAGGAGGGCGAGCGCTTCCGCCTGCGCGAGCGCGGTGCATCGGCGCAGGGCGCGGTCGGAGAGCTGCGCCTTGAGCGGCAGATCGGAGAGCGCGTTCACGGGGTTGTTGAGATTGAGGAGGAGCTTCGCCCACAGCACCGGCACCATCCGATCGTGGAGGACGAGCGGCAGTCCGGCGGCCGCGAACGGGGCGAGGTAGGGGTCGAGGCGCGCGTCGCGCGCGACCTCGAGGCGGCCCTCGGAGCCGTGATGGAAACGACCGGCACCCTGGTGGACGACGTTGAATTGCACCATCCCGGGCAGAACCGTCCGACTCGGGAGCGCGGCGCGCAGACGCTCCGCGTTGCCGACGCCGTTCTGGAGGCTCACGACGAGCGCGGACGGGGAGAGGACCGCGGCGAGCTCGCGGCCGGCGTCGTCGGTCGCCGCCGACTTGACGGTGACCAGCGCGAGGTCGGCGCCGCTCGCGGCCGGCGCGGTTGTTTCGAAGCGGATGCGGTCCGGAGCGACGTCGAGGGCCGCGCCTTCCCAGTCCGTGAGGTGCAGTCCGTGCGCGCGTACCTCCGCCGCGATCCGCTCGCGGCCGATGAAGACGACGTCGCTACCGGTCGCGGCGAGCCGGCCGCCGACGTAGCAGCCGATGCTGCCGGCGCCGTAGATCGCGATCCGTCTCGCGCGCATGCCGCGCAGCTGCATAGCCGACGCGGTGCGCGCTCGCCATGCGCCTTGTTACGGCATGGCGGGAGCCTTTTGACGCCTTGTGTCAGCTCGGCTCGCCGCTACCATGCGACGCATGGAAACGGTCATGTCGTTCGCGGCGGAGTGGTGGATGGCGGGTCTCGGCTTCGGCGGCGCGGCGATCGCGGCGGCGCTCCTCTGGCGCTGGGCGCTCGAGGACCTGGTCCTGTCGTCGGTGGAGCTGCCGAGCTGCGAGCGGAGCAGGCCGAATCCGACGCCGCTCGCACGGTCGGACGCGAAGCCGGCGCAGTAGCACCCGAGGGAAGACGACACCTGGGGCCGGCGCGGCGGGCGAGCGTTGCGCGTCGCGTGCGCCGGCTGTCAGGGGACGTGCCGCGCGGCGCCGGATGCCCACTCGTGGACGGCGCCGAAGTACTCGGCGATCAGGCGGTGCGCCCACGAGCGCGGGCGCCAGTGTCCTTCGAAGAAAGCGCAGTGGCTGCCGCGCGCGGTGAGCACGAGGAGGCTTTCCGGGACGCGCCCGAAGAGGCCGCGATGCTCCTCGACGTTGGCGTGTGCGCAGACGGGATCGTCGGCGGCGTTCAGGATGAGCAGCGGGACGCCGACGGCGTCGGCGACCCGCATCGGGTTCGTGTGGGCGTGATAGTCGTCGGCGCTCGCGAAGCCGGCGAAGGGATGCTGGCGGTCGTGCAACTCGCCGATCGTGCGGCT is a genomic window containing:
- a CDS encoding HRDC domain-containing protein, translated to MREPATPIEHLTTPADVAGFADEARAAGRIGLDTEFLWERTYAPVPCLVQVATANRIAIIDPIAGGDVTPIAALVADPDVEILMHAPAADLVLFARCFGIRPTRIFDVQVVAGFVGLGTSLAYDRLVERVLRIRLAHNETFSNWVKRPLSPTQIAYAADDVRHLHAIADALVHDVAARGRSAWVADELTRRYGPGVPAADPRQAYLKLSRRGRLSGRQLALLREVAAWREAEAQASDLPVGWVLKDPTVIEVARTIPRDSDAIGHVRGASGLSAPARARLVRAIEAGLAAEPIAPPREAPRELARRVAAASELAAVLLRTRSDAADIASELVATRADLERYVELVVAGGAEEHPLANGWRAELVGRELHDLVEGRLALASLPKPPYLDVIRRER
- a CDS encoding DUF983 domain-containing protein, translated to MTAPAATPLPTLATLLGRGWRKSCPQCGEGALFKRLNVMHDRCAVCGLRYLEDQGDLFGYLFVLDRVLFLVPLIGMVFLRVWVPSPTWFYVAWAIAMLALVVTLPQRTGVGIALDYLLRRRRAAT
- a CDS encoding crotonase/enoyl-CoA hydratase family protein, with the protein product MSDRVSISIDAGVADVRLNRPEKMNALDRPMFDDIAAAGARLAATSGLRAVVLSGNGRAFCAGLDMASFTGSEGPGDITARTHGAANLFQEVAWLWRQLPVPVVAAVHGVAFGGGFQIMLGADVRIAAPDTKLSIMEIKWGLVPDMAGIALTRGLMRDDVLRELTFTGRIFNGAEGVGYGCVTHVDADPHAAATRLAREIAAKNPEAIRSAKRLYNDALDADGAALLAAESREQKALIGTANQLEAVMANIEKRAPIFRDPA
- a CDS encoding CocE/NonD family hydrolase, whose product is MPTRHRRILCAALLALCGATPAVALDVQSGIGFVAITGEVEGTPLVLENAQHVDVQSGLVDRFGSLVFRDLGQGNAYFVREPGGATTAVTTRRFTDHPPQSFYQAQTLVEGLNYIETRDGTLLAAMVRAPLGSSFAPGRRFPTLVEYSGYAAADPDNPQPSTLIASAMGYATVAVNMRGSGCSGGVIDLFDLPTTADGYDVIEIVGNQDWVQGEGVGMIGISFPGISQMFVAGAQPPHLVAVAPFSIIGDIYRAPGFPGGIFNNGFAESWLQERADDALPAPEGGQAWAIQRVNDGDATCLANQSLRLQTQDPVDFTQSKPYYVSELMDARSPSNWAANIRVPTFISGAWQDEQTGSGFVTLLKQLPKRRDVKIMLVNGVHSSSMEPTSLWDWTAFLDIYVAKRFPNMDRLTPLAGAIYENILGPGAPTPPLPPDYLAGASDLADARRQFEAGPRVRVLMENGAGSGTPGLPAPRFELDFEKWPPPGARQTAWYFGPGGSLSKFKSVSDGFDSYDPDPEARPMQTIPGQGQAESWEIMPAYDWRPLVAGTAVAYATAPLEADTTIVGEGAVDLFLRSSASDTDIQVTLTEVRPDDLETYVQSGWLRASHRKLARKGNTRTEVRQTHLEADAEPLPPGQFTKMRVGIFAVAHTFRAGSRIRVSLEAPGGDRTRWAFDTFDTNGMVTNDVNYSRGYASRLVLPVVRRAPAPAGLPPCPGLRGQPCRAYEPASNGG
- a CDS encoding 2-dehydropantoate 2-reductase, whose translation is MRARRIAIYGAGSIGCYVGGRLAATGSDVVFIGRERIAAEVRAHGLHLTDWEGAALDVAPDRIRFETTAPAASGADLALVTVKSAATDDAGRELAAVLSPSALVVSLQNGVGNAERLRAALPSRTVLPGMVQFNVVHQGAGRFHHGSEGRLEVARDARLDPYLAPFAAAGLPLVLHDRMVPVLWAKLLLNLNNPVNALSDLPLKAQLSDRALRRCTALAQAEALALLAAAGIAPARLTPLPASWLPRVLRLPNAIFTRLAGRMLAVDPQARSSMWEDLQAGRTTEVDWLNGEIVRLAASLGRTAPVNARLVALVRAAEGGERRTWSGPALLAELERAA